From the genome of Eublepharis macularius isolate TG4126 chromosome 12, MPM_Emac_v1.0, whole genome shotgun sequence, one region includes:
- the ERBB2 gene encoding receptor tyrosine-protein kinase erbB-2, protein MGPFSSPSWLSMGLLLVSIRPGACSTEVCTGTDMKLQQPSSPVNHYATLRRLYENCRVVQGNLEITYLPADADTSFLMDIREVQGYVLIAKNHVRHLQLNSLLIIRGTQLYEEKYALAVLENAEPSENVGLQELGMLKLTEILKGGVIVDENPQLCFQETIDWNDIFHKHNYWHNHTLISTRRRRMCPDCRSICLNGHCWGESKQSCQTMTSKICASSCPRCKGHLPTDCCHEQCAAGCTGPKHSDCLACLHFNHSGICELHCPLFFHYIQDNYESVPNPNGRYTFGATCVTECPYNYLTAEVGSCTLVCPKNSQEVTVGTVQKCEKCSKPCSEVCYGLGMDFLKGVRAVNASNIKHFVGCTKIFGSLAFLKETFLGDPATNTPPLAPEQLQAFEKLKDLTGFLYIESWPETLPDLSPFQNLQVIRGRALYNGAYSLTLQNLSISSLGLRSLHEISSGMVLIHHNPHLCFIQNVPWEVIFRNPRQMLFHNDNKPAEQCELHGQVCFSLCSQGHCWGPAATQCVSCSGFLRGEECVESCRVLDGDVREHVNGTQCLPCHPECLPQNGTETCYGLEAQQCVACAHYKDGLSCVERCPSGVKVDASFVPIWKYPDEEGICQFCPINCTHSCTLRDELGCPLDQKPSQATSIIAGVVGAALALVLFFLIIICINRRKQKERKHTMRRLLQETELVEPLTPSGALPNQAQMRILKETELKKVKVLGSGAFGTVYKGVWIPDGESVKIPVAIKVLRENTSPKANKEILDEAYVMAGVGSPYVSRLLGICLTSTVQLVTQLMPYGCLLDYVRENKDRIGSQDLLNWCVQIAKGMSYLEDVRLVHRDLAARNVLVKSPNHVKITDFGLARLLDIDETEYHADGGKVPIKWMALESILRRRFTHQSDVWSYGVTVWELMTFGAKPYDGIPAREIPDLLEKGERLPQPPICTIDVYMIMVKCWMIDSECRPKFRELVTEFSRMARDPQRFVVIQNDDAMGLASPIDSTFYRTLLEEEDMQDLVDAEEYLVPHQGFFSTEMSSDYRSRIPSTRSATETQTHTEEVETEASAQYPYLGPDLPEHLEPISLHSLEDDYTGRKLLRMPPLLQEPGSLQRYSEDPTSTLMNDNESLEAKNYSSPLPCGVVPEYVNQSENSLSPSKSLRTPGSTLEKPKGHLGKNGLIKEPKSAFHSSFPNVVENPEYLTPRNLPVAGPLPQAFDNLYYWNQETPKSHPAEFFPTSASPAATNSFTTTPTVENLEYLGLTESVTHSNDLPA, encoded by the exons TATGCACAGGGACAGACATGAAGCTGCAGCAACCTTCCAGCCCAGTAAACCATTATGCCACACTCCGACGACTCTACGAGAACTGCCGCGTTGTTCAAGGCAACTTGGAGATCACCTATCTGCCAGCTGATGCGGACACCTCCTTTCTTATG GACATCCGAGAGGTCCAGGGGTATGTGCTGATTGCAAAGAACCACGTGCGTCACTTGCAGCTAAACAGCCTCCTCATCATTCGAGGGACACAGTTATATGAGGAAAAATATGCTCTGGCTGTCCTTGAAAATGCCGAACCCAGCGAGAATGTAGGACTGCAGGAGTTGGGCATGTTGAAGTTGACAG AGATTCTGAAAGGAGGAGTAATTGTTGATGAAAATCCACAACTGTGCTTCCAGGAGACCATTGACTGGAACGACATCTTCCACAAACACAATTATTGGCACAACCACACACTGATCAGTACCCGTCGCCGTCGGATGT gccctgaCTGCAGAAGCATCTGCCTCAATGGCCACTGCTGGGGTGAATCAAAACAAAGCTGCCAAACAA TGACCAGCAAAATCTGCGCCAGCAGCTGTCCAAGGTGCAAGGGGCATCTCCCCACAGACTGTTGCCATGAGCAATGTGCGGCAGGCTGCACAGGACCCAAGCACTCCGATTGCTTG GCCTGCCTACACTTCAACCATAGTGGGATCTGTGAACTGCACTGCCCTCTCTTCTTCCACTACATTCAGGACAACTATGAGTCCGTACCCAATCCGAATGGGCGCTATACCTTTGGAGCCACGTGTGTCACCGAATGTCCTT ATAACTACTTGACCGCAGAGGTTGGCTCCTGCACTTTGGTGTGTCCGAAGAACAGCCAGGAAGTAACCGTGGGCACCGTTCAGAAGTGTGAGAAATGCAGCAAACCCTGCTCAGAAG TCTGCTATGGCTTGGGGATGGATTTCCTGAAAGGAGTCCGGGCTGTCAATGCCTCTAACATCAAGCATTTTGTCGGTTGCACCAAGATCTTTGGCAGCTTAGCTTTTCTTAAAGAGACCTTTCTAGG GGATCCTGCCACTAATACCCCACCTCTGGCTCCCGAACAGCTTCAAGCCTTTGAGAAACTGAAGGATCTAACTG GCTTCTTGTACATTGAATCCTGGCCAGAAACTCTCCCAGACTTGAGCCCCTTCCAGAACCTCCAGGTGATTCGGGGAAGAGCGCTCTACAA TGGGGCGTACTCTCTGACTTTGcaaaacctctccatctcatcGTTGGGCCTGCGTTCTTTGCATGAGATCAGCAGCGGAATGGTCCTTATCCATCACAACCCCCATCTCTGCTTCATCCAGAATGTGCCTTGGGAAGTCATTTTCAGAAACCCTCGACAGATGCTCTTCCATAATGACAACAAGCCCGCGGAACAGTGTG AGCTCCATGGTCAGGTGTGCTTCTCCCTCTGCTCCCAAGGGCACTGCTGGGGACCTGCGGCAACTCAGTGTGTGTCCTGCAGTGGGTTTCTGCGCGGAGAAGAATGTGTTGAGAGTTGCAGAGTTCTGGATGG AGATGTACGAGAACATGTCAATGGAACTCAGTGCCTTCCATGCCATCCGGAATGCTTGCCCCAAAATGGGACGGAGACCTGCTATGGATTG gAGGCACAGCAATGTGTGGCTTGTGCCCATTATAAAGATGGCCTCTCCTGTGTGGAGCGATGCCCCAGCGGCGTGAAGGTCGATGCCTCTTTTGTGCCCATATGGAAGTATCCGGATGAGGAAGGCATCTGTCAGTTCTGCCCAATCAATTGCACCCACTC GTGCACGTTACGGGATGAACTTGGCTGCCCACTGGATCAGAAGCCAAG CCAAGCAACATCCATCATTGCTGGTGTGGTGGGTGCTGCACTTGCCCTGGTCCTCTTCTTTCTTATCATTATCTGTATCAATCGGCGGAAACAGAAGGAGAGGAAACATACAATGCGGCGTCTCCTGCAGGAGACAGAG CTGGTGGAGCCCTTGACCCCCAGTGGTGCCCTTCCTAACCAGGCTCAGATGCGCATTCTCAAGGAGACGGAGTTGAAAAAAGTCAAGGTTTTGGGATCTGGCGCTTTTGGGACTGTCTACAAG GGTGTTTGGATTCCAGATGGTGAAAGCGTGAAGATCCCAGTAGCTATTAAAGTTTTGCGGGAAAATACTTCACCCAAAGCCAACAAGGAGATTTTGGAC GAAGCTTATGTTATGGCTGGCGTGGGCAGCCCGTATGTCTCACGGCTGCTGGGAATCTGCCTGACGTCCACTGTGCAGCTGGTCACACAGCTGATGCCATATGGCTGCCTGCTGGACTATGTACGGGAAAACAAAGACCGCATTGGGTCCCAGGACCTCCTGAACTGGTGTGTGCAGATAGCAAAG GGGATGAGCTACCTGGAGGATGTCCGTCTGGTTCATCGGGATTTAGCTGCCCGGAACGTCTTGGTGAAGAGCCCCAATCATGTCAAGATCACAGACTTTGGCTTGGCCCGGCTACTGGACATAGACGAGACAGAATATCACGCAgatggaggaaag GTGCCCATCAAGTGGATGGCTCTGGAATCCATCTTGCGCAGACGTTTCACCCACCAAAGTGACGTGTGGAGCTATG gtGTCACTGTATGGGAACTGATGACATTTGGTGCCAAACCGTACGATGGTATCCCAGCCCGAGAGATCCCTGATTTACTGGAGAAAGGAGAACGGTTGCCCCAGCCCCCCATCTGCACCATTGATGTCTACATGATCATGGTGAAAT GTTGGATGATTGACTCAGAATGCCGGCCCAAGTTCCGGGAACTGGTCACAGAGTTCTCGCGGATGGCCAGGGACCCACAGCGCTTTGTGGTCATCCAG AATGATGATGCGATGGGCCTAGCCAGTCccattgacagcactttctaccgcACTTTGCTAGAGGAGGAAGACATGCAAGATTTGGTGGATGCTGAAGAGTATCTCGTTCCCCACCAGGGCTTCTTCAGTACTGAGATGTCATCTGATTACCGATCCAGGATCCCCTCAACCAGA AGTGCCACAGAAACGCAAACGCATAcagaggaggtggagacggaGGCATCAGCTCAGTATCCCTATCTGGGCCCTGATCTCCCAGAACACTTAGAACCCATCTCCCTCCACTCACTGGAGGACGACTACACAGGCAGGAAGCTACTGCGGATGCCGCCACTGCTGCAGGAGCCTGGCAGTCTCCAGCGCTACAGCGAAGACCCTACCAGTACTTTGATGAATGACAATGAGAGTCTGGAAGCCAAGAACTACAGTTCACCTCTACCCTGTGGTGTTGTTCCAG AGTATGTGAACCAATCAGAGAACAGCCTCTCACCTAGCAAAAGCCTGCGAACTCCAGGATCGACACTGGAAAAGCCAAAGGGTCATTTGGGCAAGAACGGGCTCATCAAGGAACCAAAGAGTGCCTTCCAC